The sequence AGGCACAGACCCTCTGGCAGGCGGCGCACAAGGCAGGGTTAAAGACGGCAGCCGTGTCATGGCCGGTAACTGTAGGTGCAGATATCGATTATAATATTCCTGAAACCTGGTTAGAAAAAACGCCGGGCGACAGAAGAATGGCGACGAGTCAGGATGCAACACCAAAAGGATTGTTCGAAGAGATCCAGGCAAATGCAACCGGGCAGCTGGAAGCAAATGATATGGACCTGCACTACCTGAGTATGAATGAAAACCTGGGGAGAATGACGGCTTACCTGATCCGTAGATATAAGCCGAACCTGATAGCCGTCCATTTGCCAAATACTGATGAATTTGAGCATATGGAAGGTCGTGAAGGCCCCGGTGTGCGCAAAGCGGTTGCGGCAGCAGACAGGGCTATTGGAGATATTATCGAGGCATTGCAAAAGGCAGGTATTAAGGATAGTGCGGCCCTGATCATTACAGGTGATCATGGTTTTGTAGATACCCATTCCAGTCTGGCGCCGAATGTATGGCTGGCACAGGCTGGTCTGCAGGGTACTACTGCTGATCGTGGCAACTGGAAGGCCACCTTCCATGCCAGTGGCGGATCGGCTTTTTTACACCTGAAAGATCCAAAGGATACAAAGACACTGGAACAGGTGAAAGCAATACTGGCAGGTTTACCGCCTACACAGCAGAAACTGTTCAGGGTGATCGACAAAGCTACGATCGATAGAATGGAGGCAGATCCGGAAGCAGTACTGGCATTGACAGGGGAGCAGGGGATTAGTTTCAATAACAATGCAGACGGGCCTTTGCTGAAGCCGGCGAAAGGTGGTGCACATGGTTACTTCCCGGATTTTAAAGAGATCAGAACCGGTTTTGTGGCAGGTGGAGCTGGTTTGGGGAGTGGAGTGGTATTGCCGGAGATTGGGTTAGAGGATGTGGCGCCGCTGGTGGCAAAGTTGTTAGGGATTGATTTAAAGGAGGCAGAGGGATTGGTATATCCCGGCGCCCTGAAGAAATAAGGAAATAGTTGACCCATTGCGCGGGGCTGACTAAAAAGTAACGTGAAGGTGCTGAGAATTGCGTAAAAGTAGTTTCATCTCCGCCACCTACCCGATAGGGGTATCCTTTTTAGTCAGCCCTCGTTTTACCGGCATGATTTTTACACCTTACATTATAAAAATCACCCTTTTATGGAAGAATCACTGACTGCACCAGTCATCATTCATAGCACTTTTGACCTGATTGCTACTTCAGAAAAGATCATTCACATCAGCAATGACGTTCCTTATATTTCCTCGGAATTTATTGCTGACGCCGAAGGAAAGAAACTTCTCTCCGTAAAGGCCATTATCGGGCTGAATGCCGATAGTATGGAGTCTTTCCGGCTCATCGTCACGGAAGTAAGCGATACCCTCGGCGTGACCCTTCGTTACGACCAGGATGTGGACAGTGCGCTACGCCACCTGTGGTATGTGGATGTTGTATTTGGAAATATCGATCAGATAGAAAAGATCGAATTCATGATCGATTCCTCTGATGACTATCACGATCTCAAAATAGGCAGGATTGCCCTCCCTAAAAACTAATAGTTATTTTATATTCCGCTTATATTTCGCCCCCCGCCCCCGGAGGGCTTTTTTTTATTGCATCCTAACTGATTTTATGTTAATTTTTGCACATCATTGATCAATACCTGAGAGTACACATTCCTATGCACCCGGTATTTTTACCAATGAGGAAAACAAATTAACCAGAATCAAGCACCCGTGAAGAAAACATTTTTTTGTATCGATGCCCACACCTGTGGGAATCCTGTGCGACTGGTAGCCGGTGGAGGACCTGTACTCCATGGCGCCACTATGAGTGATAAGCGCAACCATTTTTTACAGGAATACGACTGGATCCGCAAAGGACTGATGTTCGAACCGCGCGGACACGACATGATGAGCGGCAGTATCCTGTATCCACCACATGACCCGTCGAACGACGTGGCGGTTTTATTTATCGAAACCAGTGGTTGTCTGCCTATGTGCGGGCATGGTACGATCGGGACCATCACCATTGCGATTGAAGAAGGACTCATTACTCCTAAGATTCCAGGCATTGTACGCATGGAAGCGCCCGCCGGCCTGGTCATCATCGAATACAAACAGGAAGGCAATAAAGTAAAGAGTGTCAAACTGACCAATGTTGCTTCTTATCTGGCGGCTACCGATCTGGTAGTGGAATGCCCTGATCTGGGCCCACTGAAAGTAGATGTTTCTTATGGAGGGAATTACTATGCCATCGTAGATGTGCAGGAAAACTTCCCGGGGCTGGAACATTATACAGCTTCTCAGTTGATTAGCTGGGCGCGTGAATTGAGAACCCGAATCAATGAGAAATACACTTTCGTACATCCTGATAATCCTCACATCAACGGTTGCTCACATGTACTCTGGACGGGTCGTGTGCTGGATCCAACTTCTACTGCACGGAATGCTGTTTTCTATGGTGATAAGGCGATTGACCGCTCCCCCTGTGGTACCGGTACCTCGGCACGCATGGCGCAGTGGTATGCAAAAGGGAAACTGAAGAAAGGAGATGCTTTTGTTCATGAGAGTATCATCGGTTCTAAGTTTATTGGTACTATAGAAGAGGAAACGACGGTAGGTGGTATGCCTGCGATCAGACCGGGTATTGAGGGATGGGCAAGGATTTATGGATATAATACGATCTCAATAGATCCGGAGGATGATCCGTATGCATATGGGTTTACTGTATTGTAATTAGCTTTTAGGCATCGCCCTTTGGGCGATGCCTAAAAGCGGGAATGTTTTTGTCGCCCGGAAGGCGACAAAAACATAAAAAATTTAAACGAAATGAAGATCATCATCATAGGCGGCGGCATCATCGGATTATCCAGTGCACTTTATCTTCAATCCGCCGGACACAATATCACTATCGTAGATCGTACCGACATGCTCAACGGCTGCTCTTATGGCAATGCCGGTTATATCTGTCCCAGCCACTTCGTACCCCTCGCTACACCCGGTATCGTATGGCAGGGCCTCAAATGGATGCTCAATTCAAAAAGCCCGTTTTACATCAAGCCGTCTTTAAATAGCAGCCTTGTAAAATGGGGACTTCAGTTTTACAAAAGCGCCACTACATCTCATGTAGAGAAATCCGCCGTTCCTTTAAGAGACATCGCTTTACTCAGCAAACATCTCTATGAAGAATGGACGAAACTACCCGGCCTGGAATTCAGCTATGACCCTACCGGTATGCTGGAACTCTTCCAGCGCGAAGCCAGCGCTCACCATGCTGAACACACCATCAAAGCTGCTAAAGAACTGGGCATCGATGCACAACTCATAGACAAAGCAACGTTACAACAAATGGAACCCGATACGGAAATCAAGGCCCTCGGTGCGGTGTATTTTCCCGGCGATGCTCAGCTCTATCCAAACCAGCTGATGTCCAGCCTGATCACCTACCTGAAAAGTAAAGGCGTCATATTCGAAGGTAACAGGGAAGTGACAGGGTTTACTAAAAACGGCGTTATCACCAGCAAAGGCAATATAGAAGCTGACCATATCATCGTCGCCGCCGGTGTATGGAGTGGGGAATTAGCAAAGCTTTTAAACCTGAACATACCCATGGTCGGAGGTCGTGGCTACTCCGTTACCTACGAAGACGCACCATGGAAAGTAAGAAGATCTGTGATCCTCAGCGAAGCCCGCGTAGCTATTTCCCCGATGAATGGCAATAAGATCCGTTTTGGTGGTACCATGGAAATCACCCCTGTGAACACGCCTCCACGTATGGAAAGAGTACAGGGCATTCTCGAATCAGTGAAAAGATATTTCCCTGCTTACGACATTCCATTACCCACGCAGGATAAAGTATGGTATGGCTATCGCCCTTGCAGCGCAGATGGTCTGCCACATATCGGTACATTGAAAAACTATCCGAATGTCACAGTGGCCACCGGTCACTCCATGCTGGGTATCAGCCTGGGTGCCGCCACTGGTAAGCTCGTGAGCGAAATTATCAACGGCGATCAGTTATCCATGGATATCACACCGTTCAGGGTAGACCGATTCTAACATATACAAACTCATTATACATGAAAAGACTCATTCTCTCGATGATGCTGGGGACCACCATGCCCGTATGGGCACAACAGAAGGATATCAGTGATCTGCTCATTCACTACGAAGCAGACAGGGGCAGCTTATACCGCTTTTACCAGATCGATGAATCACCGGAAAAAAATTCCCGCTTTATAACATTCAACAACGACTACCTGGCCCAACTGGAAGCGGTCAACTTCGATGCACTCACCACTGATGGCAAAGTTGACTACATCCTCTTCCGCACAAAACTCAAAGAAAATATTTACCACCTGGACGAAGCCAGTACACAGGTAAAAACACTGGCACCCTGGTTTCCCATAGCTGACAAAATTTACGCTGCTGAAAAGATCAGAAGAAGAGGTGGCAAGCAGGATGCGCAGGCATTGGCAGGCACCTATAGAGAAATGGCCCTCGCCATCAAGGAAAAAGAAAAACAGTTAACCAATAATACAGACCTCAACATCTACCTGCTGCGCAGAGGCGAGCAGGTAACCAAAGGTCTGCAGGAAGCGATCCATAGCATTCAAACCTTTTACAATGCCTATGATCCCCTGTTCACCTGGTGGATACCTGCTCCCTATGCACAACTCGACTCTGCATTGACCAGTTATGCCAATGCATGGAGAACGAAAATGAAACAAGCTCCGGGTACTAAAGACGATGGCAGCGGCATTACCGGTCATCCTATTGGCAGAGAAGAACTGATCCGTCAGTTACAAACTGAACTGATCCCCTATTCTCCTGAAGAGCTGATCGATATCGCTAACAAGGAGTTCGCTTTCTGTGACAAAGAAATGCTGAAAGCCAGCCGTGAAATGGGCTTTGGCGATGACTGGCACAAAGCACTGGAAAAAGTAAAGAACACTTATGTACCTGCCGGCGATCAACCGGAAGCCATTATGAAACTCTACAACGAATCTGTAGACTTCATCAAAGGCCACCACCTCGTGACCATTCCACCACTGGCAGAAGAAACCTGGCGCATGATCATGATGACGCCTGAGCGTCAGCTGGTGAATCCATTCTTTACAGGAGGTGAGGAGCTAAGTATTTCCTATCCTACGAACGATATGGAAGAAGCAGATAAACTCATGAGTATGCGTGGCAACAACCCACACTTCTCCCGTGCTACCGTGCACCATGAGCTGTTTGCAGGGCATGCCTTACAGGAATTTATGACCAACCGTTATAAGACGTATCGTCACTTTGAAACCCCTTTCTGGATAGAGGGCTGGTCCCTCTACTGGGAAATGCTGCTGTGGGATCTGAAATTTCCGCAGTCACCCGAAGACCGCGTAGGCATGCTCTTCTGGAGAATGCATCGCTGTGCCAGGATTATATTTTCCCTCAATTACCATCTTGGTAAATGGACGCCGCAACAATGTATCGACTTCCTCGTAGACAGGGTCGGGCATGAAAGAGCCAATGCCGCCGGCGAAGTACGCCGTTCTTTCAAAGGTGATTACAGTCCGCTCTACCAGGTAGCGTATATGATTGGTGGCCTGCAATTCATGGCCCTGAAAAAAGAACTGGTAGACAGTGGTAAGATGACTTACCAGCAATACCACGATGCGATTATGCAAAATAATATGTTGCCAGTAGAGATGATCAGGGTGATCCTCGAAAACAAAACGATCACTAAAGATTTTAAATCGAACTGGCGCTTCTATTAACCGGTTAAATGGCATTGACGCAAGATTTTAAAATCAACAAACTGGTGCTTCTATTAACCCATTAAACGACTTTGACGCATGAAAATACCCGCTATATTCTCCTTGTTGCTACCGGTAGCTTTTTGTTCCGCACAGTCTTTTTCTCCTATGAAAGACAACGGTAAGATGAAGGTAAAGCCTGTTGTAAAATTACAGGCATATACGTTTCCGCTGGAAGATGTGAGCATTGCCGCAGGCCCATTTAAACAGGCCATGGAAGCAGATGAGCGCTTTCTGCTGGTAATAGAGCCTGACCGGCTGTTGTCCGACTTTCGGGTACATGCAGGATTAAAAGCAAAAGGAGAACGATATGGTGGCTGGGAAAATTCCGGACTGGCAG is a genomic window of Chitinophaga sp. LS1 containing:
- a CDS encoding alkaline phosphatase family protein — protein: MKKFILSIAIFLCGHQLMAQQVKYVVLVSVDGFRPDFYMDASWPAPNMQQMMHNGVYAEGVRGIFPTVTYPSHTTLITGVMPAKHGIVYNTPFDPKGLNGTWFKYANQIKAQTLWQAAHKAGLKTAAVSWPVTVGADIDYNIPETWLEKTPGDRRMATSQDATPKGLFEEIQANATGQLEANDMDLHYLSMNENLGRMTAYLIRRYKPNLIAVHLPNTDEFEHMEGREGPGVRKAVAAADRAIGDIIEALQKAGIKDSAALIITGDHGFVDTHSSLAPNVWLAQAGLQGTTADRGNWKATFHASGGSAFLHLKDPKDTKTLEQVKAILAGLPPTQQKLFRVIDKATIDRMEADPEAVLALTGEQGISFNNNADGPLLKPAKGGAHGYFPDFKEIRTGFVAGGAGLGSGVVLPEIGLEDVAPLVAKLLGIDLKEAEGLVYPGALKK
- a CDS encoding DUF885 family protein → MKRLILSMMLGTTMPVWAQQKDISDLLIHYEADRGSLYRFYQIDESPEKNSRFITFNNDYLAQLEAVNFDALTTDGKVDYILFRTKLKENIYHLDEASTQVKTLAPWFPIADKIYAAEKIRRRGGKQDAQALAGTYREMALAIKEKEKQLTNNTDLNIYLLRRGEQVTKGLQEAIHSIQTFYNAYDPLFTWWIPAPYAQLDSALTSYANAWRTKMKQAPGTKDDGSGITGHPIGREELIRQLQTELIPYSPEELIDIANKEFAFCDKEMLKASREMGFGDDWHKALEKVKNTYVPAGDQPEAIMKLYNESVDFIKGHHLVTIPPLAEETWRMIMMTPERQLVNPFFTGGEELSISYPTNDMEEADKLMSMRGNNPHFSRATVHHELFAGHALQEFMTNRYKTYRHFETPFWIEGWSLYWEMLLWDLKFPQSPEDRVGMLFWRMHRCARIIFSLNYHLGKWTPQQCIDFLVDRVGHERANAAGEVRRSFKGDYSPLYQVAYMIGGLQFMALKKELVDSGKMTYQQYHDAIMQNNMLPVEMIRVILENKTITKDFKSNWRFY
- a CDS encoding FAD-dependent oxidoreductase; this translates as MKIIIIGGGIIGLSSALYLQSAGHNITIVDRTDMLNGCSYGNAGYICPSHFVPLATPGIVWQGLKWMLNSKSPFYIKPSLNSSLVKWGLQFYKSATTSHVEKSAVPLRDIALLSKHLYEEWTKLPGLEFSYDPTGMLELFQREASAHHAEHTIKAAKELGIDAQLIDKATLQQMEPDTEIKALGAVYFPGDAQLYPNQLMSSLITYLKSKGVIFEGNREVTGFTKNGVITSKGNIEADHIIVAAGVWSGELAKLLNLNIPMVGGRGYSVTYEDAPWKVRRSVILSEARVAISPMNGNKIRFGGTMEITPVNTPPRMERVQGILESVKRYFPAYDIPLPTQDKVWYGYRPCSADGLPHIGTLKNYPNVTVATGHSMLGISLGAATGKLVSEIINGDQLSMDITPFRVDRF
- a CDS encoding 4-hydroxyproline epimerase yields the protein MKKTFFCIDAHTCGNPVRLVAGGGPVLHGATMSDKRNHFLQEYDWIRKGLMFEPRGHDMMSGSILYPPHDPSNDVAVLFIETSGCLPMCGHGTIGTITIAIEEGLITPKIPGIVRMEAPAGLVIIEYKQEGNKVKSVKLTNVASYLAATDLVVECPDLGPLKVDVSYGGNYYAIVDVQENFPGLEHYTASQLISWARELRTRINEKYTFVHPDNPHINGCSHVLWTGRVLDPTSTARNAVFYGDKAIDRSPCGTGTSARMAQWYAKGKLKKGDAFVHESIIGSKFIGTIEEETTVGGMPAIRPGIEGWARIYGYNTISIDPEDDPYAYGFTVL